The following are from one region of the Endozoicomonas sp. 4G genome:
- a CDS encoding SMP-30/gluconolactonase/LRE family protein, with the protein MVFLEDLEHPESALILNDGSIIISEAGKERGCLIRVSASGKKRHIFARLDRPGGLLQNPYDGSIWVTETRQSSVLRLNSDGSLAERFSGDSDTPLLWPNGMTLGPDGAIYLTDSGIRVTDLITAGRANPDIWEGPMQGKLFRLDPISKQLDCLDDGFRFASGIAFAPDGKLYISESVTGNIYRYPFTDRLEVASRERFVTVTDAAGPCRVAGPDGITFDTEGNLYVAMFGQGHVATVTANGDIQRTIVTRGSCPMDVIFGGKDNNRLYITEYQRGRVEMVEVSASIR; encoded by the coding sequence ATGGTTTTTCTTGAAGACCTGGAGCATCCTGAGTCAGCTTTGATATTAAACGACGGAAGTATAATTATTTCAGAGGCCGGCAAGGAGAGAGGTTGTCTGATTCGGGTTTCGGCCTCAGGAAAAAAACGCCATATTTTTGCCCGACTCGACAGACCCGGCGGTCTGTTGCAGAACCCTTATGATGGCAGTATCTGGGTTACCGAAACCCGTCAATCATCAGTGCTCAGGCTCAATTCTGATGGCTCGCTGGCCGAGCGTTTTTCCGGCGACAGTGACACTCCCTTGCTTTGGCCCAATGGTATGACTCTGGGGCCTGATGGGGCTATTTATCTGACGGACTCTGGTATCCGTGTCACTGACCTGATCACGGCAGGAAGGGCTAATCCGGACATCTGGGAAGGGCCAATGCAGGGAAAGTTGTTTCGACTCGATCCCATCAGCAAACAACTGGATTGTCTTGATGACGGATTTCGTTTTGCCAGTGGTATTGCCTTTGCTCCGGATGGAAAACTCTATATCAGTGAGTCAGTAACAGGGAATATTTATCGTTACCCGTTTACTGACCGATTGGAGGTTGCCAGCCGGGAACGGTTTGTAACGGTCACCGATGCTGCTGGCCCATGCCGGGTGGCAGGACCCGATGGCATCACCTTTGACACGGAGGGTAACCTTTACGTTGCCATGTTTGGTCAGGGTCATGTGGCCACCGTCACTGCCAATGGCGACATTCAGCGAACGATTGTGACCCGGGGCTCATGTCCTATGGATGTTATTTTTGGCGGCAAGGACAACAACAGACTTTATATCACTGAGTATCAGCGGGGCAGGGTTGAAATGGTTGAGGTGTCTGCAAGTATTCGGTGA
- the alr gene encoding alanine racemase, with protein MSRPARAVIHLDALKHNYRLAKSLSGKGKALAVVKADAYGHGAIPCARSLSEEADGFAVACIEEALELRAAGISNRLLILEGFFDQSELIDVASESLDIVVHNPEQIKQLEQTPLEKPIRVWLKMDSGMHRVGILPGHYREAWTRLEQLPWVSEILLMTHLSCADQTDTGYTRQQLEVFEQHTLGLPGERSIANSAGLIHCASARADWSRPGLMLYGASPFDHCHDIEARLRPVMALHSAIINIKEVPAGSPVGYAGTAVTNKTTRLGVIAMGYADGYPLAPNGTPVLVNGQSVPLTGRVSMDMLTVDLSEMADVKVGDPVLLWGKDLPVVEVARYAGTIPYQLFCNINRVPLSYQHSASKEVV; from the coding sequence ATGAGTCGTCCGGCCAGGGCCGTCATTCATCTTGACGCTCTCAAACATAATTATCGACTGGCTAAATCACTGTCAGGCAAGGGCAAAGCCCTGGCGGTTGTCAAAGCCGACGCCTACGGTCATGGTGCCATTCCTTGTGCACGGTCCCTGTCAGAGGAAGCCGACGGATTTGCAGTGGCCTGCATTGAAGAAGCGCTGGAACTCAGGGCCGCCGGCATCAGCAACCGCCTGCTTATTCTCGAAGGTTTTTTCGATCAGTCCGAACTCATAGACGTTGCCTCAGAAAGCCTTGATATCGTTGTACACAATCCGGAACAGATAAAACAACTTGAACAGACCCCGCTGGAGAAGCCCATCAGGGTCTGGCTGAAAATGGACTCTGGTATGCACAGGGTGGGCATTCTTCCCGGTCACTATCGCGAGGCCTGGACAAGACTTGAGCAACTGCCCTGGGTCAGCGAGATTCTCCTGATGACTCACCTGTCCTGTGCCGACCAAACGGACACGGGTTACACCCGGCAGCAGCTTGAAGTCTTTGAGCAGCATACGCTGGGATTACCGGGTGAAAGAAGTATTGCCAATTCAGCCGGTCTTATTCATTGCGCCAGTGCCAGAGCAGACTGGAGCCGGCCCGGACTGATGCTTTACGGAGCCTCTCCTTTTGATCACTGCCATGACATTGAAGCCAGGCTCAGGCCGGTGATGGCACTCCATTCCGCCATTATCAATATCAAGGAAGTGCCCGCTGGCAGTCCGGTCGGTTATGCCGGTACAGCGGTGACCAACAAGACCACTCGTTTGGGTGTCATAGCCATGGGTTACGCTGATGGCTATCCCCTGGCTCCGAATGGCACACCTGTGCTCGTCAACGGTCAGTCAGTGCCACTGACAGGTCGAGTCTCCATGGATATGTTAACGGTCGATCTGTCAGAAATGGCTGATGTGAAAGTGGGCGATCCTGTGTTGCTCTGGGGCAAAGACCTGCCAGTGGTTGAGGTTGCAAGGTATGCCGGTACTATTCCCTATCAGCTGTTTTGTAATATAAACCGGGTTCCCCTTTCATATCAGCACTCAGCCAGTAAAGAGGTTGTCTGA